The proteins below come from a single Microbacterium sp. SLBN-154 genomic window:
- a CDS encoding aminoglycoside phosphotransferase family protein has protein sequence MTGAHPIGDIDASRIDEYLVRTLIAEQFPAWLDLPVRGVPYGGNDHRMFRLGDALSVRLPSAPGYVPQVAKEQRWLPHLSRSLPLPIPTLHGIGRPSRAFPGPWSVYGWIEGDPAAVVEIDDTREFAADLAAFLVALRAVDAAGGPAPGLHSGYRGGPLAHYDDEMAAIVHRVSGRERDLAEGIWRDACAAVFDGPPVWVHGDVSINNLLVRSGRLGAVVDFGCSAVGDPACDTVIEWTFFDGVAAALFRRDLAVDDGTWARGRGWALWKALLMIESPSPAEVTQARRVLDRLFGEA, from the coding sequence GTGACCGGGGCTCATCCGATCGGCGACATCGATGCATCGCGAATCGACGAATACCTTGTCCGGACGCTGATCGCCGAGCAGTTCCCCGCGTGGCTCGACCTTCCGGTGCGCGGCGTGCCCTACGGCGGGAACGACCACCGCATGTTCCGCCTCGGAGATGCACTCTCGGTCCGCCTGCCCTCGGCGCCCGGATACGTCCCGCAGGTTGCGAAGGAGCAACGGTGGCTGCCGCACCTCTCGCGGTCGTTGCCGCTCCCGATCCCCACCCTGCACGGCATCGGACGCCCCTCCCGCGCCTTCCCGGGTCCGTGGTCGGTCTACGGCTGGATCGAGGGCGATCCGGCCGCCGTCGTCGAGATCGATGACACCCGGGAGTTCGCGGCCGACCTCGCCGCCTTTCTCGTCGCCCTTCGCGCCGTGGACGCCGCCGGTGGCCCGGCCCCCGGCCTGCACAGCGGATACCGCGGTGGTCCCCTGGCGCACTACGACGACGAGATGGCGGCGATCGTCCATCGTGTCTCCGGCCGGGAGCGCGACCTCGCCGAGGGGATCTGGCGCGACGCCTGTGCCGCCGTCTTCGACGGGCCGCCGGTGTGGGTGCACGGCGATGTGTCCATCAACAACCTGCTGGTCCGCAGTGGACGGCTCGGCGCAGTGGTGGACTTCGGATGCAGCGCCGTCGGCGATCCCGCCTGCGACACCGTCATCGAGTGGACCTTCTTCGACGGGGTCGCGGCGGCACTCTTCCGCCGTGATCTCGCCGTCGACGACGGAACGTGGGCTCGTGGACGCGGCTGGGCGCTGTGGAAGGCGCTTCTCATGATCGAGAGCCCGAGTCCCGCGGAGGTCACGCAGGCCCGACGCGTGCTGGACCGTCTCTTCGGGGAGGCGTGA
- a CDS encoding acyl-CoA synthetase, with amino-acid sequence MPAAATPRAFRARDLQLARALFAAIVAVMITFSPDHSASIGLSVFSGFAIATGLVFLLAAWLVYPAGARWQAIVMGILSIVAGMAGGIPAWRSEVTFVVIVATWALATGLTEALSSCREVRLSRGAPELAVAAREARDGLAVGLITLVLSVALISVPVSYALEYTIDEAGTFTLTGTTIGVGILGGYAAIIAVWLAIAGFSPRPEADSPSAEPIDDTAAVSSPEDSR; translated from the coding sequence ATGCCTGCTGCTGCCACGCCCCGCGCTTTCCGTGCGCGCGACCTGCAGCTCGCGCGCGCCCTCTTCGCGGCGATCGTTGCGGTGATGATCACTTTCTCGCCCGATCATTCGGCCTCGATCGGGCTGTCGGTCTTCAGCGGATTCGCGATCGCGACCGGTCTGGTCTTCCTCCTCGCCGCCTGGCTGGTCTATCCCGCCGGGGCGCGGTGGCAGGCCATCGTGATGGGCATCCTCAGCATCGTCGCCGGCATGGCGGGAGGCATCCCGGCGTGGCGATCGGAGGTCACGTTCGTGGTCATCGTCGCCACCTGGGCGCTCGCGACCGGACTCACCGAGGCCCTGTCGTCGTGTCGTGAGGTGCGCCTCTCCCGGGGAGCGCCCGAGCTCGCCGTGGCCGCCCGCGAAGCCCGCGACGGTCTGGCCGTGGGGCTCATCACCCTCGTGCTGAGCGTCGCGCTGATCTCGGTGCCGGTGTCGTACGCGCTGGAGTACACCATCGACGAGGCGGGCACCTTCACCCTCACCGGCACGACGATCGGTGTCGGCATCCTGGGCGGCTACGCCGCCATCATCGCGGTGTGGCTGGCCATCGCCGGCTTCTCGCCGCGCCCCGAGGCGGATTCCCCGTCCGCCGAACCCATCGATGACACCGCCGCGGTGTCATCCCCGGAGGACTCCCGATGA
- a CDS encoding amino acid transporter, whose product MTDKLTRRDLLKPVQLLGLAFGAALFAGFVTLMSMGFFQQGGGEQASRALVVAGIVAGVTFIVTLLILSLLLLAVDPAAVQKPMERPVLYDDPADAPDAPTGGSTTP is encoded by the coding sequence ATGACCGACAAGCTCACCCGACGCGATCTGCTCAAGCCCGTTCAGCTGCTAGGGCTCGCCTTCGGGGCCGCGCTCTTCGCGGGATTCGTCACCCTCATGTCGATGGGCTTCTTCCAGCAGGGCGGCGGCGAGCAGGCCTCACGTGCGCTGGTGGTCGCCGGCATCGTCGCGGGCGTGACGTTCATCGTCACCCTGCTGATCCTCTCGCTGCTGCTCCTGGCCGTCGACCCCGCCGCCGTGCAGAAGCCGATGGAGCGACCGGTGCTCTACGACGACCCCGCCGACGCGCCCGACGCACCCACCGGCGGGTCGACCACCCCGTAG
- a CDS encoding YqjF family protein, producing the protein MTFERDAPPLLRRAVIAQRWSDAVFLHWRVEPGAVAPLLPRGVEPDVFDGSAWVGLVPFVLSEFRFLPLPPVPFVGTFREINVRTYGVDAAGRRGVVFRTLEAEHVAPVLAARAIFGLPYRWARIGMRDTGPLIEYRSRRRRLDGRAVGPGTRIAVERDTEAVDTALSRFLTARWGFHETHLGRTIWAANEHVSWPLVEARVRALDDGLMSDAGFPRLAGRTPDSVLATPAQHPGFHTRFSRALRI; encoded by the coding sequence GTGACGTTCGAGCGCGATGCCCCGCCCCTCCTGCGGCGCGCGGTCATCGCCCAGCGCTGGAGCGACGCGGTCTTCCTGCACTGGCGGGTCGAGCCCGGCGCGGTCGCACCGCTTCTCCCCCGCGGAGTGGAGCCCGACGTCTTCGACGGATCGGCGTGGGTCGGGCTCGTTCCGTTCGTTCTGAGCGAGTTCCGATTCCTGCCGCTTCCTCCGGTGCCGTTCGTCGGCACGTTCCGCGAGATCAACGTCCGCACCTACGGCGTCGACGCCGCCGGGCGGCGCGGCGTCGTCTTCCGCACCCTCGAGGCCGAGCACGTGGCGCCGGTGCTCGCGGCGCGGGCGATCTTCGGGCTTCCCTACCGGTGGGCGCGGATCGGGATGCGCGACACCGGCCCGCTCATCGAATACCGCTCACGGCGCCGCCGCCTCGACGGCCGCGCCGTCGGTCCGGGAACCCGGATCGCCGTCGAACGCGACACCGAAGCCGTCGACACCGCGCTGTCGCGCTTCCTCACCGCGCGGTGGGGGTTCCACGAGACGCACCTCGGGCGGACGATCTGGGCGGCCAACGAGCACGTGTCGTGGCCGCTCGTCGAGGCGCGGGTGCGGGCGCTCGACGACGGCCTGATGTCAGACGCCGGATTTCCTCGCCTGGCCGGCCGGACGCCGGATTCCGTGCTGGCGACGCCGGCTCAGCATCCCGGGTTTCACACCCGCTTCAGCCGCGCCCTCCGCATCTGA
- the purB gene encoding adenylosuccinate lyase has protein sequence MPSLPPQPLSPLDGRYRAAVAPLADYLSEAGLNRARVEVEVEWLIALTESSLFGTRPLSPSDKDRLRVLYLDFGQSEIDWLAEKEAVTRHDVKAVEYLVRDRLTSLGLDRIAELTHFACTSEDINSTAYALTVKRAVHDVWLPKLREVVAALWRLADEHRDAAMLARTHGQPATPTTMGKELAVFAGRLERVVRGIQGSEFLAKFSGATGTWSAHLAADPQVNWPTLSREFIEGLGLDFNPLTTQIESHDWQVELYDRARHAGGILHNLATDIWTYISLGYFAQIPVAGATGSSTMPHKINPIRFENAEANLEIAGGLFATLASTLVTSRLQRDLTDSTTQRNIGVAFGHSLLALDNLLRGLGEISLRRDVLLADLDANWEVLAEAIQTVVRAEIAAGRSQITDPYALLKDLTRGRRVGGPELAEFVRGLDIGDEAKERLLALTPAGYVGLAAELVPPAR, from the coding sequence GTGCCCTCTCTTCCCCCTCAGCCGCTCAGCCCGCTCGACGGGCGCTACCGGGCCGCGGTCGCACCGCTGGCCGACTACCTCTCCGAGGCGGGTCTGAACCGCGCCCGCGTCGAGGTCGAGGTCGAGTGGCTGATCGCCCTGACCGAGTCCTCCCTGTTCGGCACCCGGCCCCTGTCGCCGTCGGACAAGGACCGCCTGCGCGTGCTCTATCTCGACTTCGGGCAGAGCGAGATCGACTGGCTCGCCGAGAAGGAGGCGGTCACCCGCCACGACGTCAAGGCCGTCGAGTACCTCGTACGCGATCGCCTGACCTCCCTCGGGCTCGACCGCATCGCCGAGCTCACGCATTTCGCGTGCACGAGCGAAGACATCAACTCCACCGCCTATGCCCTCACCGTCAAGCGCGCGGTGCACGACGTCTGGCTGCCGAAGCTCCGCGAGGTGGTCGCGGCCCTCTGGCGTCTGGCGGACGAGCACCGGGATGCCGCGATGCTGGCGCGCACGCATGGACAGCCGGCGACCCCCACGACCATGGGCAAGGAGCTGGCGGTGTTCGCCGGACGCCTGGAGCGGGTGGTCCGCGGCATCCAGGGATCTGAGTTCCTCGCGAAGTTCTCGGGAGCGACCGGCACCTGGTCGGCGCATCTCGCCGCCGACCCGCAGGTGAACTGGCCGACCCTCTCGCGGGAGTTCATCGAGGGCCTGGGACTCGACTTCAACCCGCTCACCACCCAGATCGAGTCGCACGACTGGCAGGTCGAGCTCTACGACCGCGCTCGTCACGCCGGCGGCATCCTGCACAATCTCGCGACGGATATCTGGACCTACATCTCCCTCGGATACTTCGCGCAGATCCCCGTCGCCGGCGCGACCGGGTCGTCGACCATGCCGCACAAGATCAACCCGATCCGCTTCGAGAACGCCGAGGCGAATCTCGAGATCGCGGGGGGCCTGTTCGCCACGCTCGCCTCGACGCTCGTGACCTCGCGTCTGCAGCGCGACCTCACCGACTCGACCACGCAGCGCAACATCGGTGTGGCCTTCGGTCACTCCCTCCTCGCGCTCGACAACCTGCTGCGCGGTCTCGGCGAGATCTCGCTGCGCCGCGACGTGCTGCTGGCCGACCTCGACGCGAACTGGGAGGTGCTCGCCGAGGCGATCCAGACCGTGGTGCGCGCCGAGATCGCCGCGGGCCGTTCGCAGATCACCGACCCCTACGCGCTGCTGAAGGACCTCACTCGCGGGCGCCGCGTCGGCGGGCCCGAGCTGGCGGAGTTCGTGCGCGGCCTCGACATCGGCGACGAGGCGAAGGAACGGCTGCTCGCCCTCACGCCGGCCGGCTACGTGGGTCTCGCCGCCGAGCTCGTGCCCCCCGCGCGCTGA
- a CDS encoding low molecular weight protein-tyrosine-phosphatase, with protein MSASASPAAPFRVVFVCTGNICRSPMADVVFRALADHAGLAARVVSTSAGTGDWHVGERADERTLAALERRGYDGSRHRARQFTQSDFERTDLIVALDRSHERILRGWAPSDTDADKIALLRSFDSAADGVDVPDPYYAGPAMFDQVLAMIENASRALFRQLEPAIRPATTSP; from the coding sequence ATGTCCGCGAGCGCCTCGCCTGCTGCGCCGTTCCGCGTCGTGTTCGTGTGCACCGGGAACATCTGCCGTTCCCCCATGGCCGACGTGGTGTTCCGAGCTCTCGCCGACCACGCCGGGCTCGCCGCGCGGGTCGTCTCCACGAGCGCCGGCACCGGCGACTGGCACGTGGGCGAGCGTGCCGACGAGCGGACGCTGGCGGCGCTGGAGCGCCGCGGCTACGACGGTTCCCGCCACCGGGCGCGCCAGTTCACGCAGTCCGACTTCGAGCGCACCGACCTCATCGTCGCCCTGGACCGCAGTCACGAACGGATCCTCCGCGGCTGGGCGCCCTCCGACACCGATGCCGACAAGATCGCCCTGCTCCGCTCGTTCGACTCCGCGGCCGACGGCGTCGACGTGCCCGACCCCTACTACGCGGGGCCCGCGATGTTCGATCAGGTGCTCGCTATGATCGAGAACGCGAGCCGGGCGCTCTTCCGGCAGCTGGAACCCGCCATCCGTCCCGCGACCACGTCTCCGTGA
- a CDS encoding phage holin family protein has protein sequence MGFLIRVVVNAFAIWVVTLIPALQVFVIPFAPGETLQLVLTLLLVAAIFALVNTIIGTVIKVLAFPLYILTLGLIGLLINAFLLWLTAWFTQWWSFGLRVEEFWWGGIIAALIISVINWIAGIILRPRRRED, from the coding sequence ATGGGCTTCCTCATCCGCGTGGTCGTGAACGCGTTCGCGATCTGGGTCGTCACCCTCATCCCCGCACTCCAGGTCTTCGTCATCCCGTTCGCGCCGGGAGAGACGCTGCAGCTGGTCCTCACCCTCCTGCTCGTGGCGGCCATCTTCGCGCTCGTGAACACGATCATCGGAACGGTCATCAAGGTGCTGGCCTTTCCGCTGTACATCCTCACCCTCGGCCTGATCGGGCTGCTCATCAACGCGTTCCTGCTGTGGCTGACCGCGTGGTTCACCCAGTGGTGGAGCTTCGGTCTGCGCGTCGAGGAGTTCTGGTGGGGCGGCATCATCGCCGCGCTCATCATCTCGGTGATCAACTGGATCGCCGGCATCATCCTGCGTCCTCGCCGCCGCGAGGACTGA
- a CDS encoding histidinol-phosphate transaminase, with product MSDAADIPVRVRPGIASLPPYKQGTQAGPDAFKLSSNENPFDPLPGVLEAVRSASAFNRYPDATATRLRERLAARFDVTLDEVHVGAGSVSILAQLVLATSGPGDEVIYAWRSFEAYPWLAVLAGAAPVQVPLTADARHDLDAMADAITDRTRAILVCSPNNPTGPVVGQDEFDAFMRRVPSDILVILDEAYAEFVTAPGAVDGLTVLGNRTRGGAERSNVVVLRTFSKAFGLAALRVGYAIGHPRILDAARTTAIPLSVTAHAEAAALASLDAEDELLHRVRHIAARRDRLAEALRDAGWAVPEAQGNFVWLPAHENTVAIAETFAKAGLIVRPFAGDGIRISVGEEESVDHVLRIAASVVRDLPEAHPGRRLA from the coding sequence GTGAGCGACGCTGCAGACATCCCGGTTCGCGTGCGCCCCGGCATCGCCTCCCTGCCGCCGTACAAGCAGGGCACGCAGGCGGGGCCCGACGCCTTCAAGCTCTCGAGCAACGAGAACCCGTTCGACCCGCTGCCGGGGGTTCTCGAGGCGGTGCGGTCGGCCAGCGCCTTCAACCGGTATCCGGATGCCACGGCCACGCGCCTCCGCGAACGCCTGGCCGCTCGGTTCGACGTGACCCTCGACGAGGTGCACGTGGGTGCGGGAAGCGTCTCGATCCTCGCCCAGCTCGTGTTGGCCACCTCCGGGCCCGGTGACGAGGTCATCTACGCCTGGCGCTCGTTCGAGGCCTATCCGTGGCTGGCCGTGCTCGCCGGCGCCGCTCCCGTGCAGGTGCCGCTGACCGCCGATGCGCGCCACGACCTCGATGCGATGGCCGACGCGATCACCGACCGCACCCGCGCGATCCTCGTCTGCAGCCCGAACAACCCCACCGGGCCCGTGGTCGGTCAGGACGAGTTCGATGCCTTCATGCGACGCGTGCCCTCCGACATCCTCGTGATCCTCGATGAGGCGTATGCCGAGTTCGTCACCGCCCCCGGTGCCGTCGACGGCCTCACCGTGCTCGGCAACCGCACGCGCGGCGGGGCGGAGCGGTCCAACGTCGTGGTGCTCCGCACGTTCTCCAAGGCGTTCGGTCTCGCCGCTCTCCGCGTCGGATACGCCATCGGGCACCCGCGCATCCTCGATGCCGCGCGCACGACGGCGATCCCGCTGTCGGTCACGGCGCATGCCGAGGCGGCGGCACTGGCGAGCCTCGACGCCGAGGACGAGCTCCTCCATCGCGTCCGGCACATCGCCGCCCGCCGCGACCGGCTGGCCGAGGCTCTCCGCGATGCCGGCTGGGCCGTTCCCGAGGCGCAGGGCAACTTCGTGTGGCTTCCCGCGCACGAGAACACCGTGGCCATCGCCGAGACGTTCGCCAAGGCCGGACTCATCGTCCGTCCGTTCGCCGGCGACGGCATCCGGATCTCGGTCGGTGAGGAAGAGTCTGTGGATCACGTCCTACGAATCGCGGCCTCCGTTGTGAGAGACCTCCCAGAAGCCCATCCGGGCCGGCGGCTAGCGTAG